A window of Otariodibacter oris genomic DNA:
ACATGAAACAGTTTTTGCAATGCAAACCTTACGAGATCAAATTGGGCAACACGTTTACCCAATTCATCGTTTAGATCGACCAACTTCGGGTGTACTATTATTTGCGTTGAATAGTGATGTGGCTCGTATTATGAGCTTGTTATTTGAACAGCATGAAATGGAGAAACAATATCTTGCAATTGTAAGAGGGCATCTGAAGGATCAAGAGGGTAGAATAGACTATCCCCTTAAAGTCAAATTAGATAAGATTGCAGATAAATTTTCACAGGCTAAAGAGCCTCAAGACGCAATTACTGATTATCAGGTAATTGCTCAAGTTGAAAAACCTTATCCTGCGGGTAAGTTTGCAACAGCTCGTTATAGCTTGATCAAATTATTTCCCCAAACAGGGCGGAAACATCAGATTAGACGTCATTTGAAGCATATTTTTCATCCTATTATCGGGGATACAAATTATGGTGATCTACATCAAAATCGGGCTTTCTCTGCAAATATTGGGCATGGGAGACTATTTTTACATGCTTATGAATTAACATTTACTCATCCTAAAAAATTGCAAAAGATTTCAATTAAAGCACCGCTTGATAGTAGCTGGAAAGGAGTCGCTGAGTCTTTCGAATGGGAGCTTTCAGATTTTTATTAGACATTGAAGGGATAACTATGGATAATATTTTACTTTGCTTAACTCATGAGCAACAGCAACAAGCCGTTGAAAAAATTCAGAGACTTATGCAAGAAGGAATTGGTAGCGGTGAAGCTATTGCAATAGTCGCAAAAGAGTTACGTGAAACATATCAAACAAGTGAACCATTGGAGAAATAAAATGAAAAATTTATTAGCTATTGCATTAGGTGTTGTATTTACCACATCTGTTGTTTGTGCAGCCGAGCAACAAATATCTGTTCCTCAAGATATTCAGCCTATGTTACGTTTTGGTGTTTTTGATACTAGCAATACAGTAGCACAAGAGGTTGAG
This region includes:
- the truC gene encoding tRNA pseudouridine(65) synthase TruC, with the protein product MLEIIYRDEELIAINKPAGMLVHRSWLDKHETVFAMQTLRDQIGQHVYPIHRLDRPTSGVLLFALNSDVARIMSLLFEQHEMEKQYLAIVRGHLKDQEGRIDYPLKVKLDKIADKFSQAKEPQDAITDYQVIAQVEKPYPAGKFATARYSLIKLFPQTGRKHQIRRHLKHIFHPIIGDTNYGDLHQNRAFSANIGHGRLFLHAYELTFTHPKKLQKISIKAPLDSSWKGVAESFEWELSDFY
- a CDS encoding YoaH family protein, whose protein sequence is MDNILLCLTHEQQQQAVEKIQRLMQEGIGSGEAIAIVAKELRETYQTSEPLEK